The Lewinellaceae bacterium genome has a segment encoding these proteins:
- a CDS encoding DUF3244 domain-containing protein, whose product MQKKFVFLAFLLSLGFTQIGLGQSSSLTSDAINPSSVEKSFEVNEDWSFYSDEENKLFYIDFENISANLSDIIVKNADGKVLFKEDVFDLPVNTIYELDLSGYAAGNYEIELRSFTNVMRKSFKIK is encoded by the coding sequence ATGCAAAAAAAATTCGTTTTTCTGGCTTTCCTGCTTAGCCTTGGGTTTACACAAATTGGTCTTGGTCAAAGTTCTTCTTTAACTTCAGATGCGATCAACCCTTCCTCCGTTGAAAAGTCTTTCGAAGTGAATGAAGACTGGTCGTTTTATTCAGATGAAGAGAACAAATTGTTCTACATTGATTTTGAAAACATTTCCGCCAATCTTAGCGATATCATCGTTAAAAATGCCGATGGAAAAGTTTTGTTCAAAGAAGATGTCTTCGATCTTCCCGTTAACACCATTTACGAATTGGATCTGAGCGGGTATGCGGCCGGCAATTATGAAATTGAATTACGTTCCTTTACCAATGTAATGAGAAAGTCCTTCAAAATAAAATAA
- a CDS encoding SDR family oxidoreductase has protein sequence MKKVLITGAAGFLGSHLCDRFIKEGYHVIGMDNLLTGSLDNIDHLFPLEHFEFYHNDVSKFVHVPGKLDYILHFASPASPIDYLKMPIQTLKVGSLGTHNLLGLAKAKSARMLIASTSEVYGDPLIHPQHEDYWGNVNPIGPRGVYDEAKRFQEAITMAYHNYHGLETRIVRIFNTYGPRMRVNDGRALPAFFAQAIRGEGLTVFGDGNQTRSFCYVDDLVEGIYRLLLSDYHLPVNIGNPVEITVHQLAEEILELVGNPKAKIIYKDLPVDDPKVRQPDIRRAKEILDWAPTVTRTEGLKKTYEYFKTVVK, from the coding sequence ATGAAAAAAGTGCTCATCACCGGGGCAGCCGGTTTTTTAGGTTCCCACCTGTGCGATCGGTTCATAAAGGAAGGGTATCACGTAATTGGTATGGATAATTTGCTCACGGGCAGTCTCGATAATATCGATCATTTATTTCCGTTGGAACATTTCGAATTTTATCATAACGATGTCAGTAAATTTGTTCATGTTCCCGGAAAGCTGGATTACATCCTTCATTTCGCTTCGCCTGCCAGCCCGATCGACTATCTAAAGATGCCCATTCAAACCTTAAAGGTTGGTTCGCTGGGGACTCATAATTTGCTTGGCCTTGCCAAAGCGAAAAGTGCACGCATGCTGATTGCCTCTACTTCGGAAGTTTATGGAGATCCGCTCATTCACCCCCAACATGAGGATTATTGGGGCAACGTCAATCCCATTGGGCCCAGGGGAGTTTACGATGAAGCGAAGCGCTTCCAGGAAGCTATTACCATGGCTTACCATAATTACCACGGCCTTGAGACGCGTATCGTCAGGATTTTCAACACCTATGGACCACGCATGCGGGTCAATGACGGAAGAGCCTTGCCAGCCTTTTTTGCACAAGCCATCCGCGGCGAGGGCCTTACTGTTTTTGGGGATGGCAACCAAACCCGTTCCTTCTGTTATGTGGACGATCTGGTAGAAGGCATCTACAGGTTGCTCCTGAGTGACTACCATCTGCCGGTAAATATTGGCAACCCGGTAGAAATAACGGTCCATCAACTGGCGGAAGAGATCCTTGAACTCGTGGGTAATCCGAAAGCAAAGATCATTTACAAAGACCTTCCTGTGGATGATCCCAAGGTACGTCAGCCGGATATCAGGCGCGCTAAAGAAATTTTGGATTGGGCCCCCACGGTGACGCGTACCGAAGGATTGAAAAAAACTTATGAATATTTCAAAACCGTTGTCAAATAA
- a CDS encoding WG repeat-containing protein, with product MYFFQNYRFSLPALAKIGWIFFTAFVIQPLHAQDNPKTIFELFHLKKGGCSFESLFEEEEVIREIGDDIPIPYPGKVEAPTSREELSLILKEFKKVTANIDDGFANRQVVLKNGNSCFKKDEKWGLKSEEGKILLKPQFDYIFSDTLVGGFLGYTNGKCNYYDEKGKPLLRENYYHISPLDRNAFVVRTLEGVGLIVNGEMVVEPDKETIQRLTSGNTIYYKIKSARKGEYLLLNDFQTEVPFPAWETAWFSGEDYIVFRNNILDLKNKRALICEEDYVFELLDEDQKMASIQRSGDREVHLIDLAGNLLSQQVFAYLGKFSENGIAMAAIRNPGQGRYQLFGLIDRTGQWVLPPTYNNIFDIDDYWVIQDTEYKTGVLDGKGKVLLPREYSFVAQLEGPQVMVTKNTNEGNVLKKESRVINLETGVTLKDGLDYSMLRVFSLCGKKFYLASVQNGEQALDESFRPVTPVHQRLLVSQGYLIGAGVNNQKRRREKVLYDCEGNVISFNINGHKVDTLSEFNRLEDGMLYVTLLDNSNYLITTKDAPKALDPYINSFAKANFGDFYIVNSFRISRTGMMDAKGNMVLPYKFEFLSPFEADTRMAVFKTPDNKSGLITTKGDLLMEDLYDSINYLGFGLYAVQKDKKFGLVDKSGREILPIEYSYIYQTKGMVRASKGKYFELYDTMGNRVK from the coding sequence ATGTACTTTTTTCAAAATTACCGGTTTTCTTTACCCGCTTTGGCAAAAATAGGATGGATTTTCTTCACCGCTTTTGTTATTCAGCCCTTACATGCCCAGGACAACCCCAAAACCATTTTCGAACTGTTCCACCTAAAAAAAGGAGGATGTTCTTTTGAATCGCTTTTTGAAGAAGAGGAGGTGATCCGCGAGATTGGAGACGACATTCCGATCCCCTATCCAGGAAAAGTGGAAGCACCCACCTCCCGGGAAGAGCTTTCCCTGATTTTGAAGGAATTTAAAAAGGTAACGGCCAATATCGATGATGGGTTCGCCAACAGGCAGGTTGTCCTCAAAAACGGTAACTCCTGTTTTAAAAAAGATGAAAAGTGGGGCCTGAAAAGTGAGGAAGGTAAAATCCTGCTCAAGCCACAATTTGACTATATTTTCAGCGACACCCTGGTCGGAGGTTTTTTAGGTTATACAAACGGAAAGTGCAATTATTACGATGAAAAAGGAAAACCGCTGCTCCGTGAAAATTATTACCATATAAGTCCCTTGGATCGAAATGCTTTTGTGGTTCGTACCCTTGAGGGAGTAGGCCTGATTGTCAATGGGGAAATGGTTGTGGAACCTGATAAGGAAACCATCCAAAGGCTTACCAGTGGAAATACTATTTATTACAAAATTAAATCGGCGCGAAAAGGTGAATACCTGCTGCTCAATGATTTTCAGACAGAGGTTCCTTTTCCGGCCTGGGAAACGGCCTGGTTTTCCGGCGAAGATTATATCGTTTTCCGAAATAATATCCTCGACCTCAAAAACAAAAGAGCCCTTATCTGCGAAGAGGATTATGTTTTTGAATTGCTCGATGAGGATCAAAAAATGGCTTCCATCCAAAGATCCGGAGACCGCGAAGTTCACCTTATCGATCTCGCGGGAAACCTCCTCTCCCAACAGGTTTTTGCCTACCTCGGCAAATTTTCTGAAAACGGTATTGCCATGGCGGCCATCCGCAATCCTGGCCAGGGACGATACCAGCTTTTCGGACTGATAGACCGCACGGGGCAATGGGTTTTACCGCCAACCTATAATAACATTTTCGATATTGACGACTATTGGGTCATCCAGGATACGGAATACAAAACAGGGGTTCTGGATGGAAAAGGTAAAGTGCTGCTTCCCCGGGAATACAGTTTTGTCGCCCAACTTGAAGGGCCGCAAGTGATGGTCACCAAAAATACAAATGAAGGGAACGTTTTAAAAAAGGAAAGCCGGGTCATCAACCTTGAAACGGGAGTGACCCTGAAAGACGGGCTGGATTATTCTATGTTGAGAGTATTTTCCCTCTGCGGGAAAAAATTCTACCTGGCATCTGTCCAAAATGGCGAACAGGCCCTTGATGAATCCTTTCGTCCCGTGACACCGGTACATCAGCGGTTGCTTGTTTCCCAGGGGTACCTCATCGGGGCCGGAGTCAACAATCAAAAAAGGCGAAGAGAAAAGGTGCTTTACGACTGTGAAGGAAATGTGATTTCTTTTAATATTAATGGCCATAAGGTCGATACCCTATCCGAATTCAACCGTCTGGAAGATGGCATGCTGTACGTTACCCTGTTGGACAACAGCAATTACCTGATCACCACAAAAGATGCTCCCAAAGCACTGGATCCATATATCAATTCGTTTGCCAAAGCCAATTTTGGGGACTTTTATATTGTCAATTCATTCAGGATCAGTCGTACGGGCATGATGGACGCAAAGGGCAATATGGTTTTACCCTACAAATTTGAATTTTTAAGCCCCTTTGAAGCCGATACCCGGATGGCCGTTTTCAAAACACCGGACAATAAATCAGGATTGATCACCACTAAAGGAGACTTACTTATGGAAGACCTTTATGACAGTATTAATTACCTCGGTTTTGGACTTTATGCTGTTCAAAAAGACAAAAAATTCGGCCTCGTCGACAAAAGCGGGAGAGAAATATTGCCGATCGAATACAGTTACATTTATCAAACCAAGGGAATGGTACGGGCATCAAAAGGTAAATATTTTGAATTGTATGACACCATGGGGAATCGAGTGAAATGA
- the rfbB gene encoding dTDP-glucose 4,6-dehydratase, translating into MNFRKKLLITGGAGFIGSHLVRLFVQKHPDYQIVNLDNLTYAGNLENLKDIESAPNYRFVKADITDKEAMDKLFDKEQFDGVIHLAAESHVDRSITNPMDFILTNIVGTVNLLNAARDTWKDLSGKLFFHVSTDEVYGSLGATGFFTEETPYDPRSPYSASKASSDHLVRAYHHTYGLPVVISNCSNNYGPYQFPEKLLPLMINNIKQNKPLPIYGDGKYTRDWLWVEDHASAIELIFHEGKRGETYNIGGNNEWQNLSLVENLCEIMDRLLQRPEGTSRQLITFVKDRPGHDLRYAIDSSKLQKELGWTPTVQAEEGLLRTAQWYLENEIWMNRVTSGAYQDYYKEQYG; encoded by the coding sequence ATGAATTTTAGAAAAAAATTACTCATCACCGGAGGCGCAGGATTTATCGGTTCTCACCTGGTTCGCCTGTTTGTCCAAAAACATCCAGATTACCAAATCGTCAACCTGGATAACCTTACCTATGCCGGGAATCTGGAAAACCTGAAAGATATAGAAAGTGCCCCAAATTACCGGTTCGTAAAAGCGGATATCACGGACAAGGAAGCCATGGATAAACTTTTTGACAAAGAGCAATTCGATGGAGTAATCCACCTGGCCGCCGAATCCCATGTCGATCGCTCCATCACAAACCCCATGGATTTTATCCTGACCAATATTGTGGGGACGGTTAATTTACTCAATGCAGCCAGGGATACGTGGAAGGATCTTTCCGGCAAATTGTTTTTCCATGTTTCCACCGATGAGGTTTACGGCAGTCTGGGGGCAACCGGCTTTTTTACAGAAGAAACGCCCTATGATCCCCGTTCTCCTTACTCGGCCTCAAAAGCGAGCTCCGACCACCTGGTCAGGGCTTATCACCATACTTATGGATTGCCGGTGGTTATTTCCAACTGTTCCAACAATTACGGGCCCTACCAGTTTCCTGAAAAACTGCTGCCCCTGATGATCAATAACATCAAACAAAACAAACCCTTGCCGATTTATGGAGATGGCAAGTACACTCGTGACTGGTTGTGGGTAGAAGATCATGCATCGGCGATCGAGCTGATTTTTCACGAAGGTAAAAGGGGGGAAACCTATAATATTGGCGGCAACAATGAATGGCAAAATTTAAGCCTGGTAGAAAACCTTTGTGAAATTATGGACCGCCTGCTCCAGCGGCCTGAAGGAACGTCCCGGCAACTGATCACTTTTGTCAAAGACAGACCAGGGCATGATCTCCGTTACGCTATAGATTCCTCAAAACTGCAAAAAGAACTGGGATGGACCCCAACGGTACAGGCTGAAGAGGGACTCCTGCGCACGGCCCAGTGGTACCTCGAAAATGAAATATGGATGAACCGGGTAACCTCTGGCGCTTACCAGGATTATTATAAGGAACAATACGGGTAA
- a CDS encoding Mrp/NBP35 family ATP-binding protein, whose product MSIETSVIIKTLAKVIDPGSGQDLITMSMVRDLAIEGKKVSFVVEVRKLDNDKKQQLNFACIEAIQQVYPDADVHVHMAGQGQQAPPQPGMQQNFGPPNPLPQVKNVIAIASGKGGVGKSTVAVNLALALKATGAKVGLIDADLYGPSIPTMMGLKGERPKIQDVYGSPKIIPLEAYGIPVISIGFIVEPEQAVVLRGPRLAGILGQFINDCIWPELDYLMIDLPPGTGDIQLTLVQSVPVTGAIMVTTPQEVAVADAIKALNMFLNPTINVPILGVVENMSWFTPEELPNNQYKIFGEGGGQKLAEFGKTKLLGQVPIVMGVRTGGDNGKPVVMENNNPAAEAFKLIAQNVVDQVAWRNKTQDPTEMVKITTQ is encoded by the coding sequence ATGAGTATTGAAACTTCCGTTATCATAAAAACACTGGCAAAAGTAATTGACCCGGGTTCCGGACAAGACCTGATCACTATGAGTATGGTGAGGGATCTTGCCATTGAGGGAAAAAAAGTAAGCTTTGTAGTGGAAGTCCGTAAACTGGATAACGATAAAAAGCAACAACTCAACTTTGCTTGTATAGAAGCAATCCAGCAGGTATATCCTGATGCTGATGTTCATGTACACATGGCAGGACAGGGCCAACAGGCTCCACCACAACCGGGCATGCAACAGAATTTCGGCCCTCCTAACCCGCTTCCACAAGTCAAAAATGTAATCGCCATTGCTTCCGGAAAAGGAGGTGTTGGAAAATCTACTGTTGCTGTCAACCTCGCACTAGCGCTCAAAGCCACAGGCGCAAAGGTCGGATTGATCGATGCTGACCTTTACGGCCCTTCCATTCCTACGATGATGGGACTGAAAGGAGAAAGGCCAAAAATTCAGGATGTTTACGGCTCGCCCAAGATCATCCCGTTAGAAGCTTACGGCATTCCGGTCATTTCCATAGGCTTTATTGTTGAACCTGAGCAAGCCGTAGTTTTGCGCGGCCCGAGACTGGCAGGAATCCTGGGCCAGTTTATCAATGATTGTATATGGCCGGAGTTGGATTACCTCATGATCGACCTTCCTCCGGGAACCGGTGACATCCAACTAACGCTCGTTCAAAGTGTTCCTGTTACCGGAGCTATCATGGTGACCACCCCTCAGGAAGTAGCGGTAGCGGATGCCATCAAAGCGCTGAACATGTTTCTCAATCCGACGATTAATGTGCCTATTTTAGGAGTGGTCGAAAATATGTCATGGTTTACCCCTGAAGAATTACCCAATAATCAATACAAAATCTTTGGTGAAGGGGGAGGTCAAAAACTGGCAGAATTTGGTAAAACCAAGTTATTGGGGCAAGTTCCGATCGTAATGGGCGTAAGAACCGGTGGCGATAACGGAAAACCCGTCGTAATGGAAAATAATAACCCCGCTGCAGAGGCTTTCAAGTTGATCGCCCAAAATGTGGTCGACCAGGTGGCATGGAGGAATAAAACCCAGGATCCAACGGAGATGGTGAAGATCACCACGCAATAA
- a CDS encoding NifU family protein: MQITERQELRERVNHALDTVRPHLAIDGGDVEIVEVTDDFVVKIKWLGNCQGCNMSEMTLRAGLEQAIKNSIPEIRSVEEWSEEG, from the coding sequence ATGCAAATCACTGAAAGGCAGGAATTACGGGAACGAGTGAATCACGCACTCGATACAGTTCGCCCACACCTTGCCATTGATGGCGGAGATGTGGAAATTGTTGAGGTTACGGACGATTTTGTCGTGAAGATCAAATGGCTCGGCAACTGCCAGGGCTGCAACATGTCCGAAATGACTTTGCGTGCCGGATTGGAACAAGCCATTAAAAACAGCATACCGGAAATCAGGTCGGTTGAAGAATGGAGTGAGGAGGGGTAG
- a CDS encoding NUDIX hydrolase, with the protein MYKIYINDTPLVLMDAREVQNIPKADDKNMVARYPGSHRMLLNYIDMLEKTRRFDSVTLYHENYDKLVEDFKRHYKIIEAAGGLVLNAENKMLFIFRMDSWDLPKGKIEKGEDPPTAAVREVQEETGIGEIEITGSAGQTWHTYRSGKGNRILKCTHWYLMKTPEFDLTPQKEEDIEMAEWIDPTEFLHSDKIAYKSINDIIEKNLETI; encoded by the coding sequence ATGTACAAAATCTACATAAATGATACACCATTAGTTTTAATGGATGCCCGGGAAGTTCAAAATATTCCAAAGGCGGATGACAAAAATATGGTAGCCCGGTATCCCGGAAGCCATAGAATGCTGCTCAATTACATCGATATGCTGGAAAAGACCCGTCGCTTCGATTCGGTCACTTTATACCATGAAAATTACGACAAACTCGTTGAGGATTTCAAAAGACACTACAAAATTATCGAAGCAGCGGGAGGCCTGGTATTAAATGCTGAAAACAAAATGTTGTTCATTTTCAGAATGGACTCCTGGGATTTACCTAAAGGCAAGATAGAGAAAGGCGAAGACCCTCCCACCGCAGCGGTCAGGGAAGTCCAGGAGGAAACCGGCATCGGGGAAATTGAAATTACCGGATCTGCCGGGCAAACCTGGCACACTTATCGTTCGGGGAAAGGCAATAGAATTCTTAAATGCACCCACTGGTATTTGATGAAAACTCCCGAATTCGATTTAACCCCCCAGAAAGAAGAAGACATTGAAATGGCCGAATGGATTGATCCGACAGAATTTCTTCATTCTGACAAAATCGCCTATAAAAGCATCAACGATATCATCGAAAAAAATCTGGAAACCATTTAA
- a CDS encoding UbiA family prenyltransferase: protein MIKKIINLLLYSNLWIAGCALAMALQTQWLLVQKVVLTDLYWFILFSTLALYALHRLTGLARLKAFSDKGRYWVIARFRNHIILYALASAVIGAWFFFRLEFQLQVHFAFTGIISLGYVLPVLGSGKRLRDIHFLKIFLIAITWSWVTVVLPALEAGVQWNIWLILLVVERAVFLFAITLPFDIRDHQIDAHTGVKTIPGYIGMAATKKLSIICLLIAVMLATLNIGHVYQLSGFSGLFIAIFLTAVLIWKADRTRHDYFFTGALDGSMILQFLLVWMMGYWGGR, encoded by the coding sequence TTGATCAAAAAAATAATAAACCTGTTGCTTTACAGCAACCTTTGGATTGCTGGGTGTGCACTGGCTATGGCGCTGCAGACACAGTGGTTGCTTGTCCAAAAGGTTGTTTTGACCGATCTCTATTGGTTTATTTTATTTTCTACCCTGGCATTGTACGCCTTGCATCGACTGACTGGTTTGGCCAGGCTTAAAGCCTTCTCCGACAAGGGACGTTATTGGGTCATTGCCCGTTTCCGAAACCATATAATACTTTATGCTTTGGCCAGTGCAGTGATCGGTGCCTGGTTCTTTTTTCGGCTTGAATTTCAGCTCCAGGTTCATTTTGCCTTTACCGGGATCATTTCCCTGGGATATGTTCTGCCAGTTTTAGGGTCGGGCAAAAGGCTGAGGGATATTCATTTCCTGAAAATTTTTCTCATTGCCATAACCTGGTCCTGGGTGACCGTGGTATTGCCGGCACTGGAAGCGGGAGTTCAATGGAATATTTGGCTGATCCTCTTAGTCGTTGAAAGAGCGGTTTTTCTGTTTGCGATTACCTTGCCTTTTGATATCCGGGATCATCAGATCGATGCCCATACAGGCGTAAAAACCATTCCCGGTTATATCGGGATGGCGGCCACCAAAAAACTGTCGATCATCTGTTTGTTGATTGCGGTTATGCTGGCAACCTTGAATATTGGGCATGTTTACCAATTAAGTGGTTTTTCCGGCCTATTCATTGCCATATTTTTAACGGCAGTGCTGATATGGAAAGCCGACAGGACCCGACATGATTATTTTTTCACAGGAGCCTTGGACGGCAGTATGATCCTTCAGTTTTTGTTGGTTTGGATGATGGGGTATTGGGGAGGCAGGTAG
- a CDS encoding M42 family metallopeptidase, with protein MSIITQKSEAFLKEYLNNASPVGHESEGQKLWLDYIKPYIDEWHLDNYGTAYGVINPGKDFRVVIEGHADEISWMVHYITDDGFLNVIRNGGSDHLIAPSKKVNIHTKKGMVKGVFGWPAIHTRSGEDAKIQPQIENIFIDVGAENEKEVSEMGIHVGCVVTYEDEFHVLNNRYYVGRALDNRLGGFCIAEVARMLKEKKTELPYSLYLVNAVQEEVGLRGAEMIADTIKPHVAIVTDVTHDTNTPLMQIKKLGNIKSGKGPSVTYAPAVHNKLLNLIIDTAEEKEIPLQKEASSRRTGTDTDAFAYSNGGVPSALISLPLRYMHTTVEMAHKEDVENVIKLIYETLLKIENGHNFKYF; from the coding sequence ATGTCGATAATTACACAAAAATCAGAGGCTTTTCTCAAGGAATATCTCAACAATGCTTCTCCTGTCGGTCATGAATCCGAAGGGCAAAAATTATGGCTTGATTATATCAAACCCTACATAGATGAATGGCATCTCGATAATTACGGAACAGCGTATGGTGTCATCAATCCCGGGAAGGATTTTCGTGTGGTTATTGAAGGCCATGCCGACGAAATATCATGGATGGTCCATTATATTACGGATGACGGATTTTTGAATGTTATCAGGAACGGTGGTTCGGATCATTTGATCGCTCCTTCCAAAAAAGTCAATATTCATACCAAAAAAGGTATGGTAAAAGGTGTTTTTGGCTGGCCGGCTATTCACACCCGTAGTGGTGAGGATGCAAAAATACAACCTCAGATAGAAAATATTTTTATAGACGTGGGCGCCGAAAATGAAAAGGAAGTTTCCGAAATGGGCATCCATGTAGGTTGTGTGGTGACTTATGAAGATGAATTCCATGTACTCAACAACCGCTACTATGTCGGGCGTGCGCTGGATAACAGGTTAGGAGGGTTTTGTATTGCCGAGGTGGCCCGCATGTTAAAAGAAAAAAAGACCGAATTGCCTTATTCATTATACCTGGTAAATGCGGTTCAGGAAGAAGTCGGGCTGAGGGGAGCTGAAATGATCGCGGATACCATTAAACCTCATGTGGCTATTGTTACCGACGTCACTCACGATACCAATACGCCTTTGATGCAGATTAAAAAACTCGGGAACATCAAAAGCGGTAAAGGGCCCTCCGTAACCTATGCACCTGCTGTGCACAACAAATTGCTGAACCTGATCATCGATACTGCGGAGGAAAAGGAGATTCCTTTGCAAAAAGAAGCTTCCTCCCGCCGGACAGGCACCGATACGGATGCCTTTGCTTATTCCAACGGAGGCGTGCCTTCTGCTTTGATCTCACTGCCGTTGCGTTATATGCATACTACCGTCGAAATGGCTCATAAAGAAGACGTTGAAAATGTAATCAAACTCATTTATGAAACGTTATTAAAGATAGAAAACGGTCATAATTTTAAATATTTTTGA
- a CDS encoding orotate phosphoribosyltransferase, which produces MASNIASKLLQINAIKLSPQNPFTWASGMKSPIYCDNRMILSYPDIRKAVVEAFVEKAKAFGPIDVVVGVATAGIPHGALVAEKMGLPFIYVRSKAKAHGRQNQIEGKVNSGDRALVIEDLISTGGSVLTAVEALRQENIEVSGVMAIFTYGFEKADRAFEEANCPFTTLSNYEALLDEAAKEQYISESEKAVLNDWRKAPELWKV; this is translated from the coding sequence ATTGCTTCCAATATCGCATCGAAATTATTGCAAATTAATGCAATTAAATTGAGTCCGCAAAACCCCTTCACCTGGGCTTCCGGAATGAAATCGCCCATTTACTGTGACAACAGGATGATTCTTTCCTACCCTGACATAAGGAAGGCAGTGGTGGAAGCCTTTGTGGAAAAGGCCAAAGCTTTCGGACCCATTGATGTTGTCGTAGGCGTAGCCACAGCAGGGATTCCGCACGGAGCCCTGGTTGCCGAAAAAATGGGGCTTCCTTTTATTTATGTTCGTTCAAAAGCCAAAGCGCACGGAAGGCAAAACCAAATTGAAGGCAAAGTCAATAGTGGAGACAGGGCCCTGGTGATCGAGGATCTTATCTCTACCGGGGGCAGCGTTTTGACCGCAGTGGAAGCTTTGAGACAGGAAAATATTGAAGTAAGTGGAGTAATGGCTATATTTACCTATGGATTCGAAAAGGCTGATAGGGCTTTTGAAGAAGCCAACTGTCCTTTTACGACCCTGAGTAATTATGAAGCTTTGTTGGACGAAGCCGCAAAAGAACAGTACATTTCTGAATCCGAAAAGGCTGTTTTGAATGACTGGCGCAAGGCGCCAGAGCTGTGGAAGGTCTGA